The Niabella beijingensis genomic interval TGCCGGTAGGGTTAGCATCCGGGTTTTGGGAGGCGATGGGTACCTGGGTAAACTGGTCTGTCCTTCCATTACTGTAACCAAGGTTTGCTTTTAAGGTAAGGCCCTGCACCAGCTGGTAACTAAGCTGTAGTCCATTATTTAAAATATAAGTGTTGCTGTTATAAGGCCGTAGGATGGTGCCAAAGTTGTACAGGTTAGCCAGTGGCCGCCAACCGATAAAGTTCAGTTTTCCTTCTTTATTATATACATCTGGTGCATTGGGCGGAATGGTTAAAACAGATGGAAGAAACCGCATATCGCTTAGCGTTTTTGAAAACAAGGACGTAAGCGAAAGCTTAAACCGGTTATTGACCGAGCTATGATTAATGTTTGCAGAAAGACCGGCTCTTTTATAAGACCCGGTAGATGCAGTAATGTCTGCCTGGTAATGGTAATTGGCTCCCACGCGAAATGAGGTAAACGCATTGCCTCCGGAAACACTTAATTCAGCATCTATTGTTTTGCCGTTGCCACCCCACAGGTATTTTTGCCAATCTGTGTACCGGGTAGTATCCCACTCGGTAAGGTCGGGTGCAGTATTAATATTTACCGCAAGACCATCGTTGGAAAGGGCTTCCCGCCGCATTGCCAGGTATTGTTCGGTATTCAGCATTTTATTAAACCGCGGTACCTGGCTGTAACCCGTGGTCAGCTTCACGTCAACATCTGTTTTGCCGTTCTTCCCTTTTTTAGTAGTGATGAGGATAACGCCATTTGCGCCTCGGCTGCCATAAAGCGCAGTAGCATCAGCATCTTTGAGGATTTCGACTGATTCTATATCCTGTGGGTTGATGTTGAAAAAAGGGCTTTGTCCATTGGCCGGGCTTTGAATGCCACTTTGTATGGCACCTTTGGAGCCGTACTGGTAGCTATCCTGCTGCATAAGGTCCAAAATGGTAAGCGGCACCCCATCTATAACATACAGTGGGTCACTGGTAAACTTATCGTTAATAGAATTGCGCCCGCGTATTTCTATTTTTACTGGCCCATTGGCATAGCCGCTGGTATTGGTAACTACTACACCGGGCACCATGCCCTGCAAGGCTTGCAGCGGGTTCATTACCGGTTGTTTGGCAATATCTTCACTGCGCACTACACCAATATTACCTGTGGCCAGGCGCTGGCTGGTAGTACCATAAGCTTGTACTACCACTTTATCCAGCTCGTTGGTGGCATCTTTAAGGACTATATTAAGCGGGTTATCTTTATTGGCCGTAACTGTTTGGGCTGCATAACCGATGTAACTAATGCGCAGTTTATCTTTTTCCCGCACTTCGTTTATAGTAAAAGCTCCGGAAGCATTTGTTACAGTACCTTTTCCGGTGCGCGTATTTGTTACGGAGGCTCCTGAAAGTGGCTCTCCGGCCGTATTACGAATGGTACCGGAAACCGTTAAAGCGGTATTGTTTTGGCTAAAAACAGTGTTTAGGTACATGCATAGGACAGCTGCTACAACAAGCGTTGTTATTTTTTTCATACTGCATCGCGTTTAAGAGTTAAAATAACTCTCATGGGCATTAACCCGGATGCAGTACGGAGCGGTGATATAGTGGCAGTGTAATGTTTAAGCGCCCCGGCAGCCGGGACGGCGATGGGCATGAGAACCCCACCGCCGTTTTAAACCACGGCTGCCGTTATTACACAGGTATTTTAGGCTTACAGGCAAAAAGAACCCTGTACGCTATTGCATTAGCAAGAATGAAATAATATGATGTTGTGGCGCTCATCCGTTTTGGGTCGGATGAGTCTCGTCATTTATGCGGATCGGAATAGGAAAAATATGGGCCTTCCCAACCTACAACTCTTAGTGACAGCCAAGGAAGTAGGAAAATTTTACGGCAAGGCCCATATCTATTCTATTGATGCAAATGTACACAATAGTAGACATGGGATACCTCACCGTCTCGCTTCCTTGGCTGTCATACTTCGAGTTACGAGACTCTTTCAGTTATATGTTAATACAACTACTTAATATCCGTTATTGTAAAAATAACTAATGAGAATCTCATTGCCAAATATTTTGAATAATTTTTAGGACAAAAATGTTTTTCCCTTTAATCTGTGAAAAAGGGAGAATCAAAAGAATACAAAGACTTCATTAGTAGTAGGGTTTCAGACCTATTAGAACATTCTGGTCTCGAAATTGAAGGCTTTTCTGAATATCTGCATATATCTACCAGTCACATGTACGCCCTTTTAAACGGAACAAGGGAGCTTACAGAAGAAATTGCCAATCGAATTGGCTCCGCATTTAATATAACCGGCGCAAACATTCTTCGGGCAAACTATAGAATTCCTAAGAAATTGGAAAAATCCAAAGAGCTGAATAATTTTTATGATAAAAATAAATCAGTAAAATCTTATTTCCGAAACACCAGACTTGAAAGAAAGGACTCGTATTTTATAGAGAGCGAAATACGTAATTCAAATTTACTAGATCAACCAACATACATTTGGGAACTGAAAGAGTATTGTGAATCCAAGGGAAGGAAGTATAGTAGCAAGCAGCTTTCTCAGATTCTAAACTATATGGTTATTAGAAAAATCCTTAAAAAGAGAAAAAAACCTCTGAAGCTGCGTGATGGTGAGTATGGGAATAGAATGGTTGATGTGTTTTATAAATAACTGGAGCTATGTGGGCACGACGGATGGTTTGCTAGCGGCGTTATTTTTAATAAATTATTAATCTTTTTTATACTCAATTAATTTTCATTCCGTAGCCATTATTGTCCTTCAGATATTGTTTTAACTCTGGATGAAGCCTCACCACCTCTTTATCGATATATTCCTGGATAAATGGCGCTACTTCATATTGACAGTTTTCCGGCGGCTCCTTCCCGCTATCCAGATAATCTATCATATCGGACGATGAAATTAAAGTAGCATCCACCATTATAATCAGTACCAAAAAGAAAGTTGTTATGTATGACGTTCGGATATAAACATTTTTTAAATAGGCATCCACATTTTCATCTCCTGGACGGATTATATTGATTGCTGAAAATTGCTGACCGTTGTTGTGAACGTAATTATTTAGCTTCTGTCGTAACTGTTCCCAATAATTCTGGAGATTGTAGGCGGCAAGTATTTCATTAATGCCGCTATGTTGTGCCAAAAAAATCATATAGTTTTCATAGCTCAATGTTCTTTTTTTTATCGCCCAGGGTAGTTCCGACACTTTATTGCTCAGCCAGGCAGCTACGGCTTTTTCATCATCAGTTAAATCGGGATTGATACGCATCTTTGAAAAGGATTCTAAAAGCTTGTCTGCATCGGTCAGGTCAACATCCTGCAGGTCTGTTTCAACAAACGGTTTACGCTGATCAATAACACGACGAATATAAACGAACATAACCAAGTCATCCCTTAATTTCCGTATCAGGGTATTGGCATCCGCAAAGCTGCCTATCGAACAACACAGTTTAATACTTTGTAAAGTCTGCACCGCATTATCAAGCAAACAGGTATTAAAATAGTGTATGCCATCATCCGTAAAAAATGAAATAATTCTGCCGTTATAATCTATTAAATTGGACAAGTCGTCTAAGAAAGCTGTACTCTTATCGAAATCCGCAACAAATTTTTTATAATTTTCGGTATCACCTATTTGCATTTCAGAGAAAAAATCAGATTCCATATTTTACATTCTTTATATATTTCAAGAGCCCAAGCTTACTTCTCAAATTCAACCAATAATTTAGTTACTCCTGTCTAAATAGCTTATATAGTTCTTCAAGAGGTTGTTCCCATTCATTCTTGAAATCGAGCCGATCGCGCTTTAGCATGTCGTTTGAATATACAGTTTTGAAATAGGTAATTTTGCTCGCTGTATCACGGTAGCCATAAGCCTGCCCTTCTTTAAATTGGAACTCTATTTTATCAACTTCGTCTGAGATTTTGTCGGTAACACGAACAGGGCCTAACATATCAGAAAACATTATTCCTTCAGAGCCTGCCTGAAAAGCCGGCTTTTCTGCATTTAGGATTCTTTGGGCAAATCTTTCGCAAAAATGTCCGGTATAAATCCTCACCCATTTATTCCAGCCCAAATTTCTAAAGAAACTATTCGGTGGAATGCCCCCATTTGAAGTGTCAACGGCAATTAAAATTAAACCATCGGTAGTTCTGTGAATCATTCCTATGCTGACATAAGGTTGTTCTTGAGTAGGCACTTTCTCACAATAAAAATTAAGTTTTGCACCTTTAAATTCTTCGTAAGTCTTTACCCATTTTTCCCTACTGATTTTTGCTTTCTTAAGCTTTTTCATTTTAACGGAAATCGCGCCCTTAGCTTTCGGCATGGCAATTTCAATAGATTCTCGAAAGAGTTCAGACACTTCACTTAGTGTTAATGTTTCAACCGCAATTCTATTGTTCATTTGATTTGATTGGTTATAGTAACAGCGTTGCTTTTTAATTGAGTTTCTACTCCGCTGTCTTCTGCTTATTATCTTCAACCCCTAATCTACTCATTAAATACCCAAAAGAGATCCTTACCCGCCTCGGGAGTAGAAGGGGCAAATTTTACTGGCTCTATTAACGGGTAAAAAATACAGGCTCCTTCAGCCAGTATAACCCAAAAACCAACATCGCCCCTGAACGCTCCAAAATCAGCACTTCTCGCGTCAGGATACGCCGCATAAATTTTCGTCAAGGGTTTGTCCTTATTTTCTATGAGATTCATACGCGTGGATTAGGTAAATAAAAATCAGCAGCAAGCCTTACCGTCAGGAGAAATTCAATTACTCTGTATAACTCATTTGAATTACATTTACCTAGTTCTCTATGGAATGAAGAAAATAAAGTGATATTATACATACAATTGATTATATGATGCGAGTTTAATAAAGAGTATTTATGATTTTCATTGCATTTTCATATGCAATTGTTTTATCAGTAAATTTCTTTTTGTAAAAAT includes:
- a CDS encoding DUF5677 domain-containing protein: MESDFFSEMQIGDTENYKKFVADFDKSTAFLDDLSNLIDYNGRIISFFTDDGIHYFNTCLLDNAVQTLQSIKLCCSIGSFADANTLIRKLRDDLVMFVYIRRVIDQRKPFVETDLQDVDLTDADKLLESFSKMRINPDLTDDEKAVAAWLSNKVSELPWAIKKRTLSYENYMIFLAQHSGINEILAAYNLQNYWEQLRQKLNNYVHNNGQQFSAINIIRPGDENVDAYLKNVYIRTSYITTFFLVLIIMVDATLISSSDMIDYLDSGKEPPENCQYEVAPFIQEYIDKEVVRLHPELKQYLKDNNGYGMKIN
- a CDS encoding SusC/RagA family TonB-linked outer membrane protein, which encodes MKKITTLVVAAVLCMYLNTVFSQNNTALTVSGTIRNTAGEPLSGASVTNTRTGKGTVTNASGAFTINEVREKDKLRISYIGYAAQTVTANKDNPLNIVLKDATNELDKVVVQAYGTTSQRLATGNIGVVRSEDIAKQPVMNPLQALQGMVPGVVVTNTSGYANGPVKIEIRGRNSINDKFTSDPLYVIDGVPLTILDLMQQDSYQYGSKGAIQSGIQSPANGQSPFFNINPQDIESVEILKDADATALYGSRGANGVILITTKKGKNGKTDVDVKLTTGYSQVPRFNKMLNTEQYLAMRREALSNDGLAVNINTAPDLTEWDTTRYTDWQKYLWGGNGKTIDAELSVSGGNAFTSFRVGANYHYQADITASTGSYKRAGLSANINHSSVNNRFKLSLTSLFSKTLSDMRFLPSVLTIPPNAPDVYNKEGKLNFIGWRPLANLYNFGTILRPYNSNTYILNNGLQLSYQLVQGLTLKANLGYSNGRTDQFTQVPIASQNPDANPTGNANLGNSFFENYIIEPQVEYSRFIGSGKLTALVGGSLQTNNTKSNVLSGYGYVKDGTMDNIGTAPSIYASNTEVQYKYVAAFGRLNYILKNRYIFNFNFRRDGSSRFGPGHRFGNFGSAGGAWIFTDEKWMHTGMPFISYGKLRGSYGLTGSDPSYDNQYLSRWTYANALYNNIQPLLPNNHTDSTLHWQVNKKTEIALDLGFLKDAISFSASWYSNRCDNQIVPFPTPAFTGFTSVTSNSPANVRNTGWEFMLKGNIINKKLMQWASSFQIGINRNKLIAYPNLSQSPYASLYVVGQSLNIVKVLHNTGVDPQTGLYTFEDKTGDGKITIDYRGKTADDRYIIDLSPKFDGSFINNLNFRNWNINLTFYFRKQRQLNDLFSLKAAGGISNQLTDVLKRWQTPGDITTVARFTTNPGSDISYSNFGSSDAVYSDASFIRLQNLSLSYTLPEKLFNGKGIKNCSVFIQGQNLFLLTRYKGIDPEIPGFGNMPMLRVVNLGISAKF
- a CDS encoding helix-turn-helix transcriptional regulator, with translation MKKGESKEYKDFISSRVSDLLEHSGLEIEGFSEYLHISTSHMYALLNGTRELTEEIANRIGSAFNITGANILRANYRIPKKLEKSKELNNFYDKNKSVKSYFRNTRLERKDSYFIESEIRNSNLLDQPTYIWELKEYCESKGRKYSSKQLSQILNYMVIRKILKKRKKPLKLRDGEYGNRMVDVFYK